A part of Aegilops tauschii subsp. strangulata cultivar AL8/78 chromosome 2, Aet v6.0, whole genome shotgun sequence genomic DNA contains:
- the LOC109734893 gene encoding uncharacterized protein, whose amino-acid sequence MSGGVGPTARGIALPSMGQPPPPQHPKHTLPTARPHHHYYLFSCKHLNTLGAKAVLAFSTTVPLSEIAFAVLLLPYLLLATLAFPQRPGKPNPSLPVFLGLARLLLAAHTVGGFLVGAALPALYVLDGLRSGDTTGIAAVAPHVFLLSAQVFIEGLTAAVPWRFSLPVRAAVPVMYSARRMFVAGEWLRQEMEGVTAAMAREGGGAAGGWAGRGVPLRWRRRRRRKPSAHRTMILAAAIG is encoded by the exons ATGTCTGGCGGCGTGGGCCCGACGGCGAGGGGCATCGCGCTGCCATCGATGGGGCAGCCGCCCCCGCCGCAACACCCGAAGCACACCTTGCCCACGGCGCGCCCGCACCACCACTACTACCTCTTCT CATGCAAGCATCTCAACACGCTGGGCGCCAAGGCCGTGCTGGCCTTCTCGACCACCGTGCCGCTCTCGGAGATCGCCTTCGCCGTCCTGCTCCTCCCCTACCTTCTCCTGGCCACGCTCGCCTTCCCGCAGCGCCCTGGGAAGCCCAACCCGTCCTTGCCCGTCTTCCTCGGCCtcgcgcgcctcctcctcgccgcgcACACCGTGGGCGGGTTCCTCGTTGGTGCCGCGCTCCCGGCGCTCTACGTCCTCGACGGCCTCCGGTCCGGGGACACCACGGGGATCGCCGCCGTAGCCCCGCACGTGTTCCTGCTCTCCGCGCAGGTCTTCATCGAGGGGCTCACCGCCGCGGTCCCGTGGCGGTTCTCGCTCCCCGTCAGGGCCGCCGTACCGGTCATGTACAGCGCGCGCAGGATGTTCGTGGCAGGGGAGTGGCTCCGGCAGGAGATGGAGGGGGTGACTGCGGCGATGGCAAGGGAAGGGGGCGGAGCGGCCGGAGGCTGGGCGGGTCGAGGAGTTCCcctgcggtggcggcggcggcggcgtaggAAACCTAGTGCGCATCGGACGATGATTCTGGCGGCTGCTATTGGCTGA